In a genomic window of bacterium:
- a CDS encoding type II toxin-antitoxin system RelE/ParE family toxin has product MAWRIEITETAKKQLAKLDHPVRQRIVQYLKERIQTDEDPRRYGAPLRKELAGRWKYRVGDYRIICEIQDDKIQVLVLMVGHRSGIYERE; this is encoded by the coding sequence TTGGCCTGGCGGATTGAGATCACCGAAACAGCAAAAAAACAGCTGGCCAAACTCGATCACCCGGTTCGGCAGCGGATCGTTCAGTACCTGAAGGAAAGGATCCAGACCGATGAGGATCCACGCCGGTACGGAGCTCCTTTAAGAAAAGAGCTGGCCGGGCGATGGAAATACCGGGTCGGGGATTACCGTATTATTTGTGAGATCCAGGACGACAAGATCCAGGTATTGGTGCTTATGGTTGGCCACAGGAGCGGGATTTACGAAAGGGAATGA
- a CDS encoding DUF6290 family protein produces MLALRLPKDIEQRLEALAKRTGRSKSFYAREAILEHLDDLEAAYISDEILKRVEVGQEKTYTLDELEQELGLAD; encoded by the coding sequence ATGTTGGCATTGCGTCTACCGAAAGATATCGAACAGCGCCTGGAAGCGCTGGCAAAACGCACAGGACGCTCTAAATCTTTCTACGCACGGGAGGCGATCCTGGAGCACCTGGACGATCTCGAGGCGGCATACATCTCGGATGAGATCCTTAAGAGGGTGGAGGTCGGCCAGGAAAAGACTTACACCCTGGATGAACTGGAACAAGAGCTTGGCCTGGCGGATTGA